A region from the Sulfurivermis fontis genome encodes:
- a CDS encoding helix-turn-helix transcriptional regulator: MIRTVREADLDALARLWQELAEAPAAEHEAALRHCFEALCRMIGAANASWVGLRRDPNEDPYAGWRIRALDHFHNRERRLALGQEIAERIAQGEIDPHVVAVARHAGRPRCHLRAELVSEREWRQSWTIHEAFREERIIDRLDGGVPVGADCEVHFVLDRRAGEPPFAERERDLLRFFLLGAQGFLRETLLARGLIHAAAPFSPRERQVLALLLTDASEKEIARRLGIGHRTVHQHAEAIYAKLGVRGRVGLMALWLRHRRAEQADPGAPPSAPLRLAEDMQAGS, translated from the coding sequence ATGATCAGGACGGTGCGCGAAGCGGATCTGGACGCCCTGGCGCGGCTGTGGCAGGAACTGGCGGAAGCGCCGGCGGCCGAGCACGAGGCGGCGCTACGCCATTGTTTCGAGGCGTTGTGCCGCATGATCGGCGCGGCGAATGCCTCCTGGGTGGGCCTCCGCCGCGACCCCAATGAGGACCCCTACGCGGGCTGGCGCATCCGCGCGCTGGATCATTTCCACAACCGCGAACGGCGGCTCGCGCTCGGGCAAGAGATCGCCGAACGCATCGCCCAGGGGGAAATCGATCCGCATGTGGTGGCGGTGGCCCGCCACGCCGGCAGGCCGCGCTGCCATCTGCGCGCCGAGCTGGTGAGCGAGCGGGAATGGCGGCAGAGCTGGACGATCCACGAAGCCTTCCGCGAGGAGCGCATCATCGACCGGCTCGATGGCGGCGTGCCGGTCGGCGCCGACTGCGAGGTGCACTTCGTGCTCGACCGGCGCGCGGGCGAGCCGCCGTTCGCCGAGCGCGAGCGCGACCTCTTGCGCTTCTTCCTGCTCGGCGCCCAGGGCTTCTTACGGGAGACGCTGCTCGCGCGCGGGCTGATCCATGCCGCCGCCCCTTTCAGCCCGCGGGAACGCCAGGTGCTCGCGCTCTTGCTCACCGACGCGAGCGAAAAGGAAATCGCCCGGCGGCTTGGCATCGGCCACCGCACGGTGCACCAGCACGCCGAGGCGATCTACGCCAAGCTCGGCGTGCGCGGGCGCGTCGGCCTCATGGCCCTGTGGCTGCGCCACCGGCGCGCGGAACAGGCCGACCCCGGCGCGCCGCCGTCCGCGCCGCTCCGGCTGGCCGAGGACATGCAGGCCGGGTCCTGA